One segment of Desulfosudis oleivorans Hxd3 DNA contains the following:
- a CDS encoding response regulator — protein MEQTIMIVDDSTSVRKMVAFTLENAGYAVVEAENGRDALEKINGSPIHMFIVDLNMPYVDGLELTRSVRAMDRFRFTPIVMLTTESMEAKKQEGRAAGATGWITKPFKPDQLVGVVKKVMPAN, from the coding sequence ATGGAACAGACCATAATGATTGTTGATGATTCGACCAGCGTGCGCAAGATGGTGGCCTTTACCCTGGAAAACGCCGGCTACGCGGTGGTGGAGGCGGAAAACGGCAGGGATGCCCTGGAAAAGATTAACGGTTCGCCGATCCACATGTTTATCGTGGACCTGAACATGCCCTACGTGGACGGCCTGGAGCTGACCCGGTCGGTGCGGGCCATGGACCGGTTCCGGTTTACGCCCATCGTGATGCTGACAACGGAATCCATGGAGGCCAAAAAACAGGAGGGCCGGGCCGCCGGGGCTACCGGATGGATCACCAAACCCTTTAAGCCGGATCAGCTGGTGGGTGTGGTGAAAAAGGTCATGCCCGCCAACTAG